The DNA sequence AATCCACGGGTGTCTCCATCTCCGAGATCGCACCCGCGTTCTGCGGTGCCTGCAAGATTGCGAACCGCTCACCCATGTTCTCACAGTGAGCGACGAGCGCCTCAGTCAGCCCCTCGATCTCGTTTTCGTCAGGGACACACATGAGTGAGACATCGTCGAGCTCCCTGAACGCCGCAAGACCGGTTCGCATCCCGGGCTTGTCGATTCCTTCGTAGTCACTCAGCGACACCGCCTCGGTCTCGGGCATTGCCGAGAGATCAGAGACAACGTTGACATCAACCTCCATTTCACCGGCACGGACCTCCTCGAGCTCCGCCTGCAGCTCCTCCTGTGACTGGGATGCATCGATGTCGAACGGTTTGGCGATCCCCTGGAGCGCGGTGTAGTCTCGGTCCTCGAGATCTGGGGGGATGTAAGCAGCAGTCTCCGACTCATCGTCGACCTCGATTAGCCCACCGTCGGTGTACTCCTCCGGGACCTCTCGAGAGAGCCAAGAGAGCCCTTCGGCGGGTCGACCGTCGCCTTGCTGTTCGAGGTTGACGAGTACGGATCCCGGGATCTGTTTCTCGTAGAACTGGCTGGATTCGGGATCTGCCGACATGTCCTCGTAGACTTCTTCGATGTCGGGTGCGGGATCGGGCTGATCAGATGCGGGTTTGCTGACCGCCTCGAGCTCACACGACCAGTATCGCAGCGTCAGTGTGAAATACTCGTTCTCGCCGTCGTCGACGATCGCGGCGATGGAACTTCCCCATGCGCCCGGCCCGATCGCTTCGACGGCGATGACGTCGTTTCGGTCCTCGTCGACGAGCGTCGTCGTCGCGACGTCCGTCGGCTCGGCGGCTGCGACGCGGCCGACGTAGCAGCGACTCCCGCCGTTTTTGAAGAACCCGTCGACAGCCGCATCGAGATCAGATGATCGTGGACTCGAGCCGAACGTTCGTTCGAATTCGGAAACACTCGTTACGAGTGTCGGTTCGACAGGGCCGCGCTCCGTTTCTCCAAGAAAGCCAGCAGTGCTGGTGCTGACACCTTCGACGGATTTGGTGCCGCTGTCGACTTCTTCGACGTATACGCCTGGTGAGAGGTATTCTGGCATTCGTGTCACTCCTCCTATCAGTTGTGTGGCGACACTATATTCGACTACATATACTATAAAACTTACTTATTTAAGATAGATGAAAATAGTGGCAATGGCTGTAATTTACAGGTATCTATTGGCTGTTTTAATCTACAAAATACTGTCTAACCCGGGATGAAATGAAGTTAGAAAATAGTTCGCTACGATAGTAGCCACTGAGAATCAGTGCACAGCTGACCGCACGGAGGCTATGCGATCTCTGTGTGAACCGTTTCAGTTGTTACGATAGATTGCTGTCACAGTGATCGGAGCGAGCGCAGTTCGTCTGCGACCGTTGCCTCCTGTATATTTCAGTATGTTAAACCACTCATTTCTATCCTTCCGCTACGATTAAATATGTGTGAAACGCTAACTGAACGACATGAACCGCGATACGGACAATCGGAATGGGGAACGAGGCAGTCTCTCTCAGTTTCGCAAGAACCGCTTCTTTAGCGGGAAACTGATGACGCCCCGTGATATGGACGCAGAACAGGCGTACCACGCCGAGCGGTTGCACACGTTCGCCCGGTTCGTCGCCGGACGTGGCGTCGTCTACGGACTCGAGGTGCAATCGATCAACGACACCGGCGACGGACTCGAGGTGACGATCGAGCCTGGCATCGCGCTGGACGGAAACGGTCGACCGATCGTCGTCGACCGGGTAACGACCGCGTCGCTTCCACACCCCTCTGGAGACGAACTTTCACTCTACATTCAGTACGACGAGATCGCACTGGAACCGGTTCCAGTTCCGAATACCGACGACGCCATCGACGACGAATCGACGGCGAATCGGACGCTCGAGAGCTTCGAGCTGACGTACCGAGAGGAAACGAGTGACGACCGCACGCAACGACCAGCCGTCGAGATCCCGGACATCGAGAGCGACTGTCCCGATGCGGAATCGGTCTCCCAGCAACTCCTCGAGCGATACCACGACCAATACCGGTCTTCGATC is a window from the Natrinema sp. HArc-T2 genome containing:
- a CDS encoding phage tail sheath family protein yields the protein MPEYLSPGVYVEEVDSGTKSVEGVSTSTAGFLGETERGPVEPTLVTSVSEFERTFGSSPRSSDLDAAVDGFFKNGGSRCYVGRVAAAEPTDVATTTLVDEDRNDVIAVEAIGPGAWGSSIAAIVDDGENEYFTLTLRYWSCELEAVSKPASDQPDPAPDIEEVYEDMSADPESSQFYEKQIPGSVLVNLEQQGDGRPAEGLSWLSREVPEEYTDGGLIEVDDESETAAYIPPDLEDRDYTALQGIAKPFDIDASQSQEELQAELEEVRAGEMEVDVNVVSDLSAMPETEAVSLSDYEGIDKPGMRTGLAAFRELDDVSLMCVPDENEIEGLTEALVAHCENMGERFAILQAPQNAGAISEMETPVDSSYAAYYYPWVEATDPLTNQKRLVPPGGHIAGIFARSDVEHGVHKAPANEVVRGILGTQHTITKGEQDVLNPKGVNCIRSFQGRGIRLWGARTTASDPSWKYVNVRRLFLYIEQSIDEGTQWAVFEPNDEDLWARVRQSAENFLTTVWRDGGLQGSTADEAFYVKCGEETMTQDDIDNGRLIVEIGIAPVKPAEFVVFRISQDTGDM